The nucleotide window AATTCAGGGTGGCTGGCTCGATTTCGACAAGGCCGTCGCGACCCCCGACATGATGGCAGTGGTCGGCAAGATCGGCCGTGTGCTCGGCCCCCGCGGCCTGATGCCCAACGCCAAGACCGGCACCGTGACCATGGACGTGGCCACCGCCGTGTCCGAACTCAAGGCCGGTAAGGTCGAGTTCAAGGTCGACAAGGCGGGCGTGCTGCACGCTCCCATCGGCAAGGTCTCTTTCGGACCTGACAAGCTCCTGGAAAACCTCCGGTCCCTGCTGGATACCGTCATGCGCCTGAAGCCCTCCTCCGCGAAGGGCACCTATATGAAGGGCCTGGCCGTGTCTTCCACCATGGGCCCCGGCGTCAAGATCGATCCCTTGACTGTCAGGAAATTCCTGGATAGCTAAGATAAGTTTATGGATTGCCGGGCTCCTTCGGGAGCCCTGTAGATAATCGCACGGAAGGTTGAGTCAGAGACGGCAGGTGGGGGACGTTACCCTCTTAATATCCTGCTCAGACAACGCTTTGACCTGCTTTCCGGGCCGAACGACGAGGAGTGGTAGATGAACAGGCAAGAAAAGGCCCAGATCATCGAGCAGCTGCACGAAAAAGCTTCGCGCGCCAGCATCGCCATCGTCACCGACTTCAAAGGTCTGACCGTAGAGGAAATGACCAATCTGCGCGCCAAGTGCTATGAAGCCGGAGTCGATTACCAGGTCGTCAAGAATACCCTGGCCCGGTTGGCTCTTCAGGACACCGATCACGGTGGACTGAGTGAACACCTCAAAGAGAACTGCGCCGTTGCGCTGGGCTACGATGATCCCGTAGCCCTGGCCAAGACGCTGGCCGATTACGGCAAGGGGAACAAAAAGTTCTCCATGCGTTTCGGCTCTCTCGAAGGGAAATTCCTTGATACCGACGGCGTGAAGGAACTCGCCACAATGCCCAGCAAGCCTGAGCTCTTGAGTTCCGTACTCGGCACAATGCAAGCCGTACCGCGTAATTTCGTGTGTCTGTTCGCAAACATCGAGCGCAAATTCCTGTATGCCTTGACCGCCATCAAGGACCAGAAGGAAGCCGCTTAAACACAAGGTTCAAAGCGAATCAATTTTTAAGGAGAATTTACCATGGCTGATATCACCAAAGAACAGGTCGTCGAATTCATCGGCAACATGACCGTCCTGGAACTGTCCGAATTCATCAAGGAACTCGAAGACGTCTTCGGCGTCGAGGCCGCTGCTCCCGCAGCCGCCATGATGGTTGCTCCCGCAGCCGGCGGCGACGCTGGTGGCGACGACGAGCAGACCGAGTTCAGCGTCATCCTGACCGGTGCCGGCGGCAACAAGATCGCCGTCATCAAGGCTGTCCGCGCCATCACCGGCCTGGGTCTCAAGGAGGCCAAGGCTCTGGTCGACGAAGCTCCCAAGGCTCTGAAGGAAGGCGTTTCCAAGGAAGAAGCCGACGAAGCCGCCAAGCAGCTCCAGGAAGCTGGCGCTGAAGTTGAAGTCAAGTAACTTCAACATCTTAAGCTGACAAAGCAAAGAGCGCTCGTCCTTGCTATAAGGGCGTTGCGCTCTTTGCTCTGTATGTATATATAATGGTTTAATCGCCTTTTGATTTTGGGTTTGCTCGCTGTAGGATGACAATCTGCTCCTCGTCGGTGTGCCGGTGGTTTTGGTTCCGGCTGCAGCTTATCTACCCATTTCCCCGCACCTTGCGCCGTTCTGGCCATGGTGCCTGACAGAGGGCCAGGGCCCCCCAAACCCGGCGCCCCAACCATCAACCACTCATGCATGAGGGTACAATGGGTCAACTGAGAAAAAAATTCGGCAAAATCGTCAACACGCTCCCCATCCCGCACCTGCTGGAACTCCAGGTGGATTCGTACAATCGTTTCCTCCAGGCGGAGACCCCGCCGGCCAGCCGTGGTGATTTCGGGCTTGAGGGCGTGTTCAGGTCCGTTTTTCCCATTGAAGATTTCAACAAGACCGCTAGCCTTGATTTCGTCTCCTATGAAATCGGCGAACCAAAATACGACGTCGATGAGTGCATCTCGAAGGGCCTGACCTACGAGACACCCATACGTATCACCGTCCGTCTCGTAGTTTTTGACGTGGACGAAGAGACTGACAACCGCACGATTCGAGACATCAAGGAACAGGACATCTACTTCGGCACGCTCCCGCTCATGACCGAGAAGGGAACCTACGTGATCAATGGCACCGAGCGTGTCATCGTGAACCAGTTGCAGCGTTCCCCCGGCATCATCTTCGAGCATGATTCCGGCAAGTCCCACTCCAGCCGCAAAGTCCTGTACTCGAGCCGCATCATTCCCATGCGCGGCTCCTGGCTCGATTTC belongs to Pseudodesulfovibrio portus and includes:
- the rplA gene encoding 50S ribosomal protein L1 is translated as MPKHGKKYRNAIGDRDTDVRVGVEEGVKVAVDNAFAKFDETVDVAINLGVDPKYSDQMIRGAVSLPNGLGKDVRVAVFCKGEKENEAKEAGADYYGSDDLVEKIQGGWLDFDKAVATPDMMAVVGKIGRVLGPRGLMPNAKTGTVTMDVATAVSELKAGKVEFKVDKAGVLHAPIGKVSFGPDKLLENLRSLLDTVMRLKPSSAKGTYMKGLAVSSTMGPGVKIDPLTVRKFLDS
- the rplJ gene encoding 50S ribosomal protein L10, yielding MNRQEKAQIIEQLHEKASRASIAIVTDFKGLTVEEMTNLRAKCYEAGVDYQVVKNTLARLALQDTDHGGLSEHLKENCAVALGYDDPVALAKTLADYGKGNKKFSMRFGSLEGKFLDTDGVKELATMPSKPELLSSVLGTMQAVPRNFVCLFANIERKFLYALTAIKDQKEAA
- the rplL gene encoding 50S ribosomal protein L7/L12, whose translation is MADITKEQVVEFIGNMTVLELSEFIKELEDVFGVEAAAPAAAMMVAPAAGGDAGGDDEQTEFSVILTGAGGNKIAVIKAVRAITGLGLKEAKALVDEAPKALKEGVSKEEADEAAKQLQEAGAEVEVK